The following DNA comes from Methylophilus sp. 5.
CATCTGCCGGGCTTTCACCACGGCCCAGGCCTGAGATTGCCGATTTGACGCCAGGCACTTGCTCCATAATCAGCTTCATCGCTTTACTCTCCATTTTCATGGATTCCTCAAGCGAGATATTGGGCACACGGTTAATGCCCGGCACAATGGAGCCTTCTTTCATTTCTGGGATAAATGAAGTACCCAGCAGTGGAAACAGCCCAATCGTGCCAACAAATACCAGTGCGGAGGCTAAAATGGTTTTTTTCTCATTGTCGAGCACCCAGTTTAGTGCTGAAAGATAAGGGCGTTTGATCGCCTGTATCAGTCGGGTGTCATCACCACTGCCGCCTTTGAGCATGTATGAGCACAGGGCAGGCGTTAGCGTGAGTGACAATACCAGAGACACAAACAGCGCAATGGCGATGGTATAGGCCAATGGGGCAAACATTTTGCCCTCCATGCCTTCCAGCGTCATCAATGGTAAGAACACCAAAATGATGATGCCTACGCCAAACAGTACCGGCGTTGCGACTTCGGTGGCCGCTTCTAACGCCACGCGAATTCTGCTTTCGTCTTTGCGGTGACCCAAATGGTGAAAAGTGTTTTCAACCACGACCACCGAGCCATCGACCATCAGGCCAATCGCGATTGCTAGCCCGCCCAATGACATCAGATTGGCAGAAATACCGTAGTGATTCATCACCATAAACGTAATCAGCGGTGTCAGAATCAAGGTGCCGACCACAATCAGGCTGGAGCGGACATCGCCCAAGAACAGGAACAAAATCACAATCACCAGAATAATGCCTTCAATCAGCACTTTGGTCACCGTGTGCAGGGCAGCATCCACCAGTTCGCTACGGTCGTAGTAAGGTACAATTTGCAGGCCATGTGGCAGCATGCCTTTACTGTTGATTTCTTCAACGCGGGCTTTGATGCGGCTGACCACCTCTTTGGCGTTGCCGCCACGCATCATAATGACAATGCCGCCAACAGACTCCGTGTCGCCGTTTTTGAGCACGACACCGACGCGGACTTCGTGGCCGATAGTGACTTCTGCCACATCACGGACATAAACGGGAATGCCGTTTTCTTCCTTGAGCACCATGTTGCGGATGTCGTCCAGGTTTTGCACCAGGCCCACGCCGCGAATCAGATACTGTTCGGCATAATGTGGCAGAATGCCGCCGCCGCTGTTAGCGTTGTTACGCGCCAACGCTTCATACACATCTTTGAGTTTGATTGAGAAATGTGTCATGCGGTCAGGGTTAACCAGTACCTGGTACTGTTTGACGTAACCGCCTTGCGAGTTGATTTCGGCAACGCCGGGAATCCCACGCAATAATGGGCGTACCACCCAGTCCTGAATCGCGCGCCGCTCAGTCAGGTCAGCTTGCGTTAACTCTTTTTTGCCGTCATCTGGTTTATCCAGTGTGAACTGGTACACCTCACCCAGGCCAGTCGAGACCGGCCCCAGAATCGGCGTGACCCCTTGCGGCATGCGCTCCATCACCTCCATCAAGCGCTCCATCACCAGTTGTCGCGCAAAATAAACATCGGTGCTGTCGGTAAAAACCAGTGTGATCAGCGATAAGGCATTTTTATTGACCGAGCGCATTTCTGTCAGGCTAGGCAAGCCTGTCATGGCGATTTCTAGCGGCACGGTAATAAAGCGTTCGACTTCTTCAGGCGACTTGCCGGTGGCCTGCGTGGCAATCATCACCTGTACATTGGTGACGTCAGGAAACGCATCTACCGACAGTTTATTCACTGCAAACAAGCCTGCAAGAATCAGCCCTACAGCCAATACCAGCACAATTAGGCGCTGCTTGAGCGCGCCTCTAATGAGGGATTCAATCATGCTTTACTCCATTTCTTTGCGCTTGCGTTCATTGTTGACATGAAACGCGCCATCGAGCACGATTTGATCACCGGGTTGCAAGCCTTGCAGCACTTCTCTATGGCCCTGGTAAGTCCGGCCCAGTGTGATTGGCAGCAATTTATATTGCGTTGGCTTTAAGGTTTGTACAAACACATGGTCAGCATTGTTTTCACGCACCACTGCAGTAGCGGGGATAGCAATGACTTTTTCAGGTTTTGCCTCGAGCAGAATCGTAATCAGCATGTCAGGTTTTAACAGCATTTTTTCATTGCTGATGTTGGCGCGTGCCATCACCGTACGCGTGGCCGGGTTCACAATGTCACCGACAAAAGCCAGTGTGCCAGTGAGTTCGGCATCGTCTAGTGCGGGCACTTCAATATCCAGCGACTGACCTTCTTTAATATGCGCAATTTGTTGCTCAGGAATTTCTGCCACCGCCCACACGTGTGACAAATCGGCAATCACAAACAGTTCTTCTGCGGGTGCAACAACCTGGCCCAGTCTGGCTTTACGTGCAATCACCGTGCCGGTGATTTTAGAGTTGACCTGGCTGGTAGACATGCCACTGTTGTGCAAGCCCAATTGGGAGATGCTGGCAGGCGGCATACCAAGCACCAGCAACTGGTCACGCGCGGCATTTAATTCGGCATTGGCGGCATTGAGCTCACCTTCGCGGCGTTGTAGCTCCGCCAGGCTGATCACATCGGCTTCAAGCAGTTGCTTGGCGCGGTCAACCGCTTTGGTTTGCAATTGCATTTGCTGGCTGGCCTTGATATAGCTAAGCTGATATTGCGCCAGCTCGGTACTTTTAATCATAGCCAGTCGCTGGCCTGCTTTCACTTCATCGCCCAGGTTGACATCTAACGTACTAATGCGGCCAGTGATGGACGCCCCGGCCCTGGATTCATATTGTTCATCAACCTGAATACGGCCGGGAATGCGCAAGGTATCGACAAAGGCAAGCTCTGCTACCGGGCCGGTGCTAACCGTTGCCATCAGCTCTTTGGTCAGGGTGACCAGGCTAGGGTCGACCACTTCTTTGGTTTCTGGCGCCGGGGCAGGTTTTTCGGTGCACGCGGTGGACATCACAGCCAGCGCGGCAGCGAGCAAAGTTGAAAATAAAACACGAGACATGACCATCCCCTTATGGTTGGACCAAATCCGAACCGATGAAGCGTTCGATTTGCAATACACTGAAAAAATAATCAAATTTGGCAATCAGATAGTCACGTTTGACATCACGATTGACGCGTTGCGCATCC
Coding sequences within:
- a CDS encoding efflux RND transporter permease subunit, translated to MIESLIRGALKQRLIVLVLAVGLILAGLFAVNKLSVDAFPDVTNVQVMIATQATGKSPEEVERFITVPLEIAMTGLPSLTEMRSVNKNALSLITLVFTDSTDVYFARQLVMERLMEVMERMPQGVTPILGPVSTGLGEVYQFTLDKPDDGKKELTQADLTERRAIQDWVVRPLLRGIPGVAEINSQGGYVKQYQVLVNPDRMTHFSIKLKDVYEALARNNANSGGGILPHYAEQYLIRGVGLVQNLDDIRNMVLKEENGIPVYVRDVAEVTIGHEVRVGVVLKNGDTESVGGIVIMMRGGNAKEVVSRIKARVEEINSKGMLPHGLQIVPYYDRSELVDAALHTVTKVLIEGIILVIVILFLFLGDVRSSLIVVGTLILTPLITFMVMNHYGISANLMSLGGLAIAIGLMVDGSVVVVENTFHHLGHRKDESRIRVALEAATEVATPVLFGVGIIILVFLPLMTLEGMEGKMFAPLAYTIAIALFVSLVLSLTLTPALCSYMLKGGSGDDTRLIQAIKRPYLSALNWVLDNEKKTILASALVFVGTIGLFPLLGTSFIPEMKEGSIVPGINRVPNISLEESMKMESKAMKLIMEQVPGVKSAISGLGRGESPADAQAQNESTPIISLKPRAEWPEGWSQDDIAEKMRVVLEKYIPGVQIIMAQPISDRVDELLTGVRADVAVKIFGEDLDALKQKADEIAKIAGSVKGATEIKVEKVSGQQYLNITIDRQAIARHGINASDVHDVIETAIGGKIATEIFEGQRRFSAAVRYPEAFRNNEEAIRNIMLTSPNGSRVALEDLAEIEIKDGPAQISRELAKRRIVIGVNVKDRDLGGFVAELQQVLGQKLQLPDGYYLEYGGQFQNMERAMGHLMIIIPVTVAAIFFLLFLLFQSLRFATMIILVLPFASIGGVIALFVTGEYLSVPASVGFIALWGIAVLNAVVLVSYIRTLREEGLSQLEAIRKGCAQRFRPVMMTATVAMLGLVPFLFATGPGAEVQRPLAIVVIGGLITSTLLTLIVVPTLYRKFEESKIEA
- a CDS encoding efflux RND transporter periplasmic adaptor subunit is translated as MSRVLFSTLLAAALAVMSTACTEKPAPAPETKEVVDPSLVTLTKELMATVSTGPVAELAFVDTLRIPGRIQVDEQYESRAGASITGRISTLDVNLGDEVKAGQRLAMIKSTELAQYQLSYIKASQQMQLQTKAVDRAKQLLEADVISLAELQRREGELNAANAELNAARDQLLVLGMPPASISQLGLHNSGMSTSQVNSKITGTVIARKARLGQVVAPAEELFVIADLSHVWAVAEIPEQQIAHIKEGQSLDIEVPALDDAELTGTLAFVGDIVNPATRTVMARANISNEKMLLKPDMLITILLEAKPEKVIAIPATAVVRENNADHVFVQTLKPTQYKLLPITLGRTYQGHREVLQGLQPGDQIVLDGAFHVNNERKRKEME